From a region of the Streptococcus ruminantium genome:
- the abc-f gene encoding ribosomal protection-like ABC-F family protein — protein sequence MIILSGNKIARSFAGEVLFNNINIQVDERDRIALVGKNGAGKSTLLKILVGEEAATSGEISTKRSLSLSYLAQDSRFKSENTIYDEMLHVFDDVRMIEKRLRDMEEQMGSLSGSDLDQLMKTYDSLSEEFRLAGGFNYEADIRAILNGFKFDQAMWNMKISELSGGQNTRLALAKMLLESPELLVLDEPTNHLDIETIAWLENYLLHYKGAIIIVSHDRYFLDKVATITLDLTKHSLDRYVGNYSQFVELKEQKLQTELQNYEKQQKEIAKLEDFVQKNIVRASTTKRAQARRKQLEKMDRLDKPMLGRKSATMTFQSDKPSGNIVLTVEEAAVGYDGVVLSQPISIDQRKLDAIAIVGPNGIGKTTLLKSIVGSIPFIKGDAKLGANVELGYYDQTQAALTPSNTILEELWSAFPTLPEVDIRNRLGAFLFSGDDVKKSVSMLSGGEKARLLLAKLSMENNNFLVLDEPTNHLDIDSKEVLENALIEFDGTLLFVSHDRYFINRIATKVLEISETGSMLYLGDYDYYLEKKAELEAENQSVQIETTSQSVGAMDYQAQKENQKEQRKLARRVEQIEAEIDTIENRLNELNQAMLETNDLGQLTDYQKEIDQLTHQQENLMEEWAVLVE from the coding sequence ATGATTATTCTAAGCGGAAACAAGATCGCACGCTCCTTTGCGGGTGAAGTTTTATTTAATAATATCAATATTCAAGTGGATGAAAGGGACCGGATTGCTCTTGTTGGTAAAAATGGTGCGGGAAAGTCTACTCTATTGAAAATTCTTGTAGGAGAAGAAGCAGCGACTAGTGGTGAGATTTCGACCAAGCGTAGTCTTTCTCTTTCATATCTGGCACAGGATAGTCGCTTTAAGTCGGAAAATACAATCTATGATGAAATGCTCCACGTTTTTGATGATGTGCGGATGATTGAAAAACGCCTGCGTGACATGGAAGAACAAATGGGGAGCCTATCTGGTAGTGACTTAGACCAGCTCATGAAGACTTACGATAGCTTGTCTGAGGAATTTCGTCTGGCTGGCGGTTTCAACTATGAGGCTGATATTCGTGCTATTTTGAATGGATTCAAGTTCGACCAAGCCATGTGGAATATGAAAATTTCTGAGTTGTCTGGTGGTCAAAACACTCGGTTAGCTTTGGCGAAAATGCTCTTGGAGAGCCCAGAACTCTTGGTATTAGACGAGCCAACTAATCATCTGGATATTGAGACTATTGCTTGGCTAGAAAATTATTTGCTTCACTATAAGGGAGCAATCATCATTGTTAGCCATGATCGCTATTTTTTGGATAAAGTAGCAACGATTACTCTTGATCTAACGAAACATTCCTTAGATCGTTATGTGGGCAATTACTCACAGTTTGTCGAATTAAAAGAACAAAAATTACAGACAGAGCTACAAAACTACGAAAAGCAGCAAAAGGAGATTGCAAAGCTAGAAGATTTTGTCCAAAAAAATATCGTCCGTGCTTCAACTACCAAGCGTGCCCAAGCCAGACGCAAGCAGTTGGAAAAGATGGATCGCTTGGATAAGCCAATGCTAGGTAGGAAATCTGCTACCATGACCTTTCAATCGGATAAGCCTTCGGGTAACATTGTCTTGACAGTTGAGGAGGCAGCAGTGGGCTATGATGGAGTTGTCCTTTCCCAACCAATCTCTATTGATCAACGCAAACTAGATGCCATTGCTATTGTTGGACCAAATGGTATAGGTAAAACAACCTTACTCAAATCTATTGTGGGATCCATTCCGTTCATAAAAGGAGATGCTAAGCTTGGTGCTAATGTTGAGTTGGGCTACTATGACCAAACACAGGCTGCTCTAACGCCATCTAACACCATCCTCGAAGAGCTTTGGTCAGCCTTTCCGACCTTGCCGGAAGTGGATATTCGTAATCGTCTTGGTGCTTTCCTCTTTTCAGGAGATGATGTCAAAAAGTCGGTTTCCATGCTTTCTGGTGGTGAAAAAGCTCGGTTACTTCTTGCTAAACTTTCTATGGAAAATAATAATTTTCTCGTGCTGGATGAGCCAACGAACCATTTAGACATTGACAGTAAAGAAGTCTTGGAGAATGCCCTCATTGAGTTCGATGGTACACTACTCTTTGTCAGCCATGATCGTTATTTTATCAACCGCATTGCCACCAAAGTCTTGGAGATTTCAGAAACAGGCTCCATGCTCTACTTGGGCGACTATGATTATTACTTAGAGAAAAAGGCAGAGCTAGAAGCAGAAAATCAGTCTGTACAAATAGAAACGACTAGCCAATCTGTCGGAGCTATGGACTACCAAGCTCAAAAGGAAAATCAGAAAGAACAACGCAA
- a CDS encoding alpha/beta hydrolase, with protein MAIMKLEYHSEVLDMSRQVNVLYPDRNRVENPDDTDIPVLYLLHGMGGNHDSWLNRSTIERLVRYTNLIVVMVNTDKGWYTNTTYGMDYFDAIAVELPQILKRFFPNMSDKREKNFIAGLSMGGYGAFKIAMSTNRFSYAASLSGALYFDFDNPAAEELGSFNYWSGVFGDISNVKNPNNLLEIAKQSDKKTKFYAWCGEEDFLFEGHEKAVRQLKNLGLNIEASIGPGKHEWYYWNQQIEKVLAWLPIDFELEERLS; from the coding sequence ATGGCTATTATGAAACTTGAGTATCATTCAGAGGTACTAGACATGTCCAGACAGGTCAATGTTCTCTACCCGGATCGCAATCGGGTGGAAAATCCTGATGATACAGATATTCCAGTCCTCTATCTTTTGCATGGGATGGGTGGCAATCATGATTCCTGGCTCAATCGTTCGACCATTGAGCGGTTGGTGCGCTATACCAATCTTATTGTCGTTATGGTAAATACGGACAAGGGCTGGTATACCAACACGACCTACGGAATGGACTACTTTGATGCTATTGCAGTAGAACTACCACAAATCCTCAAGCGTTTCTTCCCTAATATGTCGGATAAGCGAGAGAAAAATTTTATTGCCGGTCTATCTATGGGAGGCTATGGAGCTTTCAAGATAGCCATGTCTACCAATCGTTTTTCTTACGCAGCCTCCTTGTCTGGTGCTCTGTATTTTGATTTTGATAATCCAGCGGCAGAAGAACTCGGTAGTTTCAATTACTGGAGTGGTGTATTTGGTGACATTTCAAATGTTAAAAATCCAAATAATTTGCTGGAAATTGCCAAGCAATCAGACAAAAAGACAAAATTTTATGCCTGGTGTGGAGAGGAAGACTTTCTTTTTGAAGGTCATGAAAAAGCCGTTCGTCAGTTGAAAAATCTAGGCTTGAATATTGAAGCAAGTATCGGACCTGGCAAACATGAATGGTACTACTGGAACCAGCAGATAGAGAAAGTTTTAGCCTGGTTACCTATTGACTTTGAACTGGAAGAAAGGTTATCCTAG
- a CDS encoding ribonuclease J, whose product MTTIKIMALGGVRENGKNLYIAEVNEHIFILDAGAKYPENEQLGVDVVVPNFDYLEENKHRVAGVFLTHGHADAIGALPYLLEKVKVPVFGSHLTIELAKLLVKSNNATKKFNDFHIINAETEIDFGDSVVSFFQTTHSIPESLGIVVKTNEGNIVYTGDFKFDQAADEFYRTDFGRLAEIGNEGVLALLSDSANADSSIQLASMHEAGEEILNTIADCDGRVIVAAVASNIVRIQQIFDAAEATGRRVVLTGYDVENIVRTAIQLKKLRLVSEHLLVKPKDMGKYEEHELIILETGRMGEPLNGLRKMAIGRHRYVEIKDGDLVYIVTTPSISKEAVVARVENLIYKAGGTVKSITKNLHVSGHGNARDLQLMLNIMKPKYLFPVQGEYRQLDAHAKAALEIGMFPENIIIVKRGDVMSFEAGDFVHSGAVPAGDVMIDGNAMGDVGNIVLRDRKILSEDGIFIVAITVNRREKKIISKAKVNTRGFVYVKKSKDILREASELVNATVENYFTKDSFDWTELKSAVRDSLSKFLFDQTKRRPAILPVIMEVK is encoded by the coding sequence ATGACTACCATAAAAATCATGGCCCTCGGTGGTGTACGTGAGAATGGAAAAAACCTCTATATTGCCGAGGTGAATGAACATATTTTTATTCTAGATGCCGGAGCAAAGTATCCTGAAAATGAACAATTGGGTGTCGATGTAGTTGTCCCAAATTTTGACTATCTGGAAGAAAATAAACATCGTGTGGCAGGAGTCTTTCTGACACATGGACACGCAGATGCCATCGGAGCACTTCCTTATCTTTTGGAAAAAGTGAAGGTTCCAGTATTTGGTTCACATTTGACTATTGAATTGGCTAAATTGTTGGTCAAAAGTAACAATGCAACAAAGAAATTTAACGATTTTCATATTATCAATGCAGAGACAGAAATTGATTTCGGTGATTCAGTCGTTTCCTTCTTCCAAACGACTCACTCTATTCCAGAGAGTTTAGGAATTGTTGTCAAAACTAACGAAGGAAATATCGTCTATACAGGAGATTTCAAGTTTGACCAAGCAGCAGACGAGTTTTATCGAACCGATTTTGGTCGTTTAGCTGAAATCGGAAATGAAGGAGTTCTAGCCCTCTTATCCGACTCAGCCAATGCTGACAGCAGTATTCAATTAGCTAGCATGCACGAAGCAGGCGAAGAAATTCTTAATACCATTGCAGACTGTGATGGTCGTGTGATTGTTGCAGCTGTAGCCAGCAATATTGTTCGCATCCAACAGATTTTTGATGCGGCTGAGGCAACTGGGCGTCGTGTTGTTTTGACGGGATATGACGTAGAAAACATTGTTCGTACAGCTATTCAGTTGAAAAAACTTCGTCTCGTTAGTGAACATCTCTTAGTTAAGCCTAAGGATATGGGCAAGTATGAAGAACATGAACTGATTATTCTAGAAACAGGTCGCATGGGTGAACCATTGAATGGTTTACGTAAGATGGCTATTGGTAGGCACCGCTATGTTGAAATCAAAGATGGTGATTTAGTCTACATTGTTACAACACCAAGTATTTCAAAAGAAGCAGTAGTTGCTCGTGTGGAAAACCTGATTTACAAGGCTGGCGGAACGGTCAAATCTATTACCAAAAACCTCCATGTGTCTGGACATGGAAATGCGCGTGATTTGCAATTGATGCTCAACATTATGAAACCTAAGTATCTCTTCCCGGTTCAGGGAGAGTACCGTCAACTTGATGCTCATGCCAAGGCTGCACTAGAGATTGGCATGTTTCCAGAGAATATTATCATTGTTAAACGTGGTGATGTTATGTCCTTTGAAGCGGGTGATTTTGTCCATAGCGGAGCGGTTCCTGCTGGTGATGTCATGATTGATGGAAATGCCATGGGTGATGTTGGAAATATTGTCCTTCGTGACCGGAAAATCCTCTCTGAAGACGGTATTTTCATTGTTGCCATTACCGTTAACCGCCGTGAAAAGAAAATTATTTCTAAAGCCAAGGTCAATACACGTGGTTTTGTCTACGTCAAAAAGAGTAAGGACATTCTGCGAGAAGCTTCAGAATTAGTTAATGCAACGGTAGAAAATTATTTTACGAAGGATAGTTTTGATTGGACAGAGTTAAAGAGTGCTGTTCGTGATAGTCTCTCGAAGTTCCTTTTTGACCAAACTAAACGTCGCCCTGCCATCCTACCAGTGATTATGGAAGTTAAGTAA
- a CDS encoding prolyl-tRNA synthetase associated domain-containing protein: MENLVFERLAQLGMNYEIVEHPAALTTQDADRYIEGLEGVRTKSMFLTNKKKTAYYLLIMDDQKQLDMDLFRELVGANRIRMASSDSLMEKMQLPAGVVSVFGLLNNPERDIQVYFDKEILSDPILTFHPNVNTKTIFIKTEDVLRFVEEIGFTAHIIEL, translated from the coding sequence ATGGAAAATCTTGTTTTTGAACGGTTAGCACAACTGGGAATGAATTATGAAATCGTAGAGCATCCTGCAGCTCTGACAACGCAAGACGCGGATCGTTATATTGAAGGACTAGAAGGAGTCCGTACTAAGTCCATGTTTCTGACAAATAAGAAGAAAACAGCCTATTATTTACTGATTATGGATGACCAAAAACAGTTGGATATGGACTTGTTTCGTGAGTTGGTTGGAGCTAATCGTATTCGGATGGCATCAAGCGATAGCCTGATGGAAAAAATGCAGCTGCCTGCTGGCGTTGTATCTGTATTTGGTTTGCTGAATAATCCTGAAAGAGATATTCAAGTTTATTTTGATAAGGAAATTCTATCGGATCCTATCTTGACCTTCCATCCTAATGTCAATACTAAGACTATTTTTATAAAGACAGAAGATGTATTACGATTCGTAGAAGAAATCGGTTTTACAGCCCATATCATTGAACTATGA
- a CDS encoding ABC transporter ATP-binding protein — MRAIVELKNATKVVTSGFDEERVILDNVNLTIYQGDFITILGGNGAGKSTLFNVIAGTLALTSGTVHILGEDVTNWSAEKRAKYLARVFQDPKMGTAPRMTVAENLLIAKHRGEGRNLIPRRLSQHIEEFEQLLPKVGNGLEKHLDTPAGLLSGGQRQALSLLMASLKQPDLLLLDEHTAALDPKTSQSLMQLTSEWIENKGMTALMVTHRMEDALAHGNRLIVMKNGRIIQDQTTEEKSQMKLEDYYKLFD, encoded by the coding sequence ATGAGAGCAATTGTTGAATTAAAAAATGCTACCAAGGTGGTGACCAGTGGTTTTGATGAGGAACGGGTCATTTTAGACAATGTTAATTTAACCATTTACCAAGGTGATTTTATCACTATTTTGGGTGGAAATGGAGCTGGTAAATCAACCCTTTTTAATGTTATTGCAGGAACTCTAGCTTTGACTAGTGGTACAGTGCATATCTTAGGTGAGGATGTAACCAACTGGTCAGCAGAAAAGCGTGCCAAATACCTAGCACGTGTCTTTCAAGATCCAAAAATGGGAACAGCACCGCGAATGACAGTGGCTGAAAATCTGCTCATTGCCAAACATCGTGGAGAAGGGCGGAACTTGATTCCACGCAGATTGTCCCAGCATATAGAAGAGTTTGAGCAACTCCTGCCAAAAGTGGGAAATGGTCTTGAGAAACACTTGGATACGCCAGCGGGTCTTCTATCTGGGGGGCAGCGTCAGGCACTTAGTCTTTTAATGGCTAGTTTGAAGCAACCAGACCTCTTGTTACTAGATGAGCACACAGCAGCTTTGGACCCTAAGACCAGTCAGTCGCTAATGCAATTAACTAGTGAGTGGATTGAAAACAAAGGGATGACTGCCCTCATGGTAACCCATCGAATGGAAGATGCTCTTGCTCATGGGAATCGTCTGATTGTCATGAAGAATGGCCGGATTATTCAAGATCAGACCACAGAAGAGAAATCTCAAATGAAACTGGAAGATTATTATAAATTATTTGATTAA
- a CDS encoding ABC transporter permease — translation MIVSTISQALLWGILGLGIFITFRILNFPDMTTEGSFPLGGAVAVTLLTQGVHPILATLAAVMAGCLAGLVTGLLYTKGKIPTLLAGILVMSSCHSVILFIMGRANLGLLHAGRLQNLLPFSNQVNELLLGLSSIVFVITSLMFFLYTQLGQAFIATGDNPEMARSFGINTSRMELMGLILSNGIIALSGALIAQQEGYADVSRGIGVIVVGMASLIIGEVIYGNLTMLERFLAIVVGAIFYQFLILLVISLGINTSYLRIFSAMILAVCLMVPEFKKKIMKGANLSR, via the coding sequence ATGATTGTATCAACTATATCACAGGCCCTCTTGTGGGGCATACTCGGTTTGGGAATATTTATCACCTTTCGGATTTTGAATTTCCCCGATATGACGACAGAGGGGTCTTTTCCTTTAGGAGGAGCTGTGGCTGTTACTCTGCTAACTCAAGGAGTACATCCTATCTTGGCAACGCTGGCAGCAGTGATGGCTGGTTGCTTGGCTGGTTTGGTCACAGGCTTATTATATACTAAGGGTAAAATTCCGACTCTCTTGGCTGGAATCTTGGTTATGTCTTCTTGTCATTCCGTCATTCTCTTCATTATGGGGCGGGCAAATTTAGGTTTGCTCCATGCTGGTAGACTCCAAAATCTTCTCCCCTTCTCTAACCAGGTCAATGAATTGCTCCTAGGATTATCAAGTATAGTTTTTGTGATTACTAGTCTGATGTTCTTCCTATATACTCAACTTGGGCAGGCATTTATCGCTACAGGAGATAACCCAGAGATGGCTCGTAGTTTTGGTATCAACACCAGTCGAATGGAATTAATGGGGCTTATCCTGTCAAACGGTATCATTGCCCTTTCTGGAGCTTTGATTGCACAGCAAGAGGGTTACGCGGATGTCTCTCGTGGTATTGGGGTTATCGTGGTAGGGATGGCTAGTCTGATTATAGGAGAAGTTATTTATGGAAATCTGACTATGCTAGAGAGGTTTTTAGCTATCGTGGTAGGTGCCATTTTTTATCAGTTTCTGATTCTGCTGGTGATTTCCCTGGGCATCAATACTAGCTATCTCCGTATCTTCTCAGCCATGATTTTGGCGGTCTGTCTTATGGTACCTGAGTTCAAGAAAAAAATCATGAAGGGAGCAAACTTATCACGATGA
- the trpX gene encoding tryptophan ABC transporter substrate-binding protein, with translation MIKNKKLLTTILALTAMVIAALFMTQQERSRQAATTEKVKIGVLQFVTHDSLDEIYKGIKAGLKDGGYATADNLVIDFMNAEGDQSQVQTMSKKLVANDNQLLIGIATPAAQGLANATKELPIIMGAVTDPIGANLVTDLKNPAGNITGVSDQTPVADTVSLIRQITPSAKTIGVLYSSNEDNSKIQVAEFKKAAEKAGYTVLEYAVASSNEIASTVEVASGKADVLFTPVDNTVASAFSTVVSVANKSKTPIFTSVEDMVADGGIASVTLDQYDLGVATGKMAAKVLDGANPAHTPVQIFHQGSVVVNQKAAKELGIVLSKDVLNKASKVIE, from the coding sequence ATGATAAAAAATAAAAAATTATTGACTACGATACTTGCCTTAACGGCAATGGTAATTGCTGCCCTCTTTATGACACAACAAGAAAGGAGTAGACAGGCAGCAACAACTGAAAAAGTGAAAATTGGGGTCCTCCAGTTTGTGACCCATGATTCCCTTGATGAAATTTATAAAGGAATTAAGGCTGGTCTGAAAGATGGAGGCTATGCAACAGCGGATAATCTTGTCATTGACTTTATGAATGCTGAAGGGGATCAGTCACAAGTTCAGACTATGAGCAAAAAGTTAGTGGCAAATGACAACCAGCTATTGATTGGTATTGCGACACCTGCAGCTCAGGGATTGGCGAATGCGACAAAGGAATTACCGATTATCATGGGAGCTGTGACAGATCCAATCGGTGCCAATTTGGTGACAGATTTGAAAAATCCTGCGGGTAATATCACCGGTGTTTCTGATCAAACCCCAGTAGCAGATACTGTTTCTCTTATCAGACAAATTACACCAAGTGCTAAAACGATCGGTGTTCTTTATTCCTCCAACGAGGACAATTCCAAAATTCAAGTGGCAGAGTTCAAGAAAGCTGCTGAAAAGGCAGGTTATACAGTCCTGGAATACGCTGTAGCCTCTAGTAATGAAATAGCTTCAACAGTCGAAGTGGCAAGTGGAAAGGCAGATGTACTCTTCACACCGGTTGACAATACAGTGGCTTCTGCCTTTTCGACAGTAGTCTCTGTTGCCAATAAGTCAAAAACTCCTATTTTTACTAGTGTAGAAGATATGGTGGCAGATGGAGGTATTGCTTCTGTAACACTTGACCAATATGATCTGGGCGTGGCAACTGGTAAGATGGCTGCTAAGGTATTGGATGGTGCTAATCCAGCTCATACCCCTGTTCAGATTTTTCATCAAGGAAGTGTTGTAGTGAACCAGAAAGCTGCAAAAGAGTTGGGCATTGTCTTGTCCAAAGATGTCCTCAATAAGGCAAGTAAAGTTATCGAATAA
- a CDS encoding Rqc2 family fibronectin-binding protein — MSFDGFFLHHITKELKTNLEGGRIQKINQPFEQEIVLAIRSNRQSHKLLLSAHPMFGRVQLTQTEFSNPKVPNTFTMILRKYLQGAVIEEIRQLENDRILEFSVSNKDEIGDHIQATLIVEIMSKHSNIILVDKSEHRIIEAIKHVGFSQNSYRTLLPGSTYIYPPKTNSLNPYTVSDEKLFEILSTQELSAKHLQQLFQGLGRDTADELAGHLTSNRLKNFRAFFNQPTQASLTDKSYAALPFANSPENEPAFKSLGDLLDFYYQDKAERDRVSQQANELIKRVTSELEKNRKKLVKQEQELRDTETAELVRQKGELLTTYLHQVPNNQASVILDNYYTGEELEIELNVALTPSQNAQRYFKKYQKLKEAVKHLTSLIEETKATITYLESVDTMLEQASLSEIDEIREELIETGYLKRRHREKIHRRQKPERYLATDGKTIILVGKNNLQNDELTFKIAKKGELWFHAKDIPGSHVIITGNLDPSDEVKTDAAELAAYFSKARHSNLVQVDMIEAKKLHKPTGGKPGFVTYRGQKTLRVTPTADKIKSMKV, encoded by the coding sequence ATGTCTTTTGACGGATTTTTTTTACATCATATAACAAAGGAACTCAAAACTAATTTGGAAGGTGGGCGGATTCAGAAAATCAATCAGCCTTTTGAACAGGAAATTGTTCTCGCTATTCGTAGCAACCGCCAAAGTCACAAATTGCTTCTATCTGCCCATCCCATGTTCGGAAGGGTACAGTTGACACAGACCGAGTTTTCCAATCCAAAAGTGCCAAATACCTTCACGATGATTCTGCGAAAGTATTTACAGGGAGCTGTTATCGAAGAAATTCGTCAGTTGGAAAATGACCGTATTTTGGAGTTTTCTGTGTCCAATAAAGATGAGATTGGCGATCATATTCAAGCGACTTTAATTGTCGAAATCATGAGCAAACATAGCAATATTATTCTAGTTGATAAATCGGAACATCGGATTATTGAAGCGATTAAGCATGTTGGTTTTTCACAAAATTCTTACCGAACACTTTTACCGGGTTCAACCTATATTTACCCACCGAAAACCAATTCACTCAATCCTTACACAGTGTCTGACGAAAAACTATTTGAAATTTTGTCTACTCAAGAGCTCAGTGCCAAGCATCTCCAACAACTTTTTCAAGGACTAGGACGAGATACAGCAGACGAGTTAGCTGGCCATCTGACTAGCAATCGTCTAAAGAACTTCCGAGCCTTCTTTAACCAGCCAACACAAGCGAGTCTGACAGATAAATCCTATGCTGCTCTGCCATTTGCCAATAGTCCTGAAAATGAACCAGCTTTTAAAAGTCTAGGAGATCTGTTAGACTTCTATTACCAAGATAAGGCTGAACGCGATCGCGTTTCCCAGCAAGCCAATGAATTGATTAAGCGAGTGACTAGTGAGCTTGAAAAAAATCGTAAAAAGTTAGTGAAACAGGAACAAGAGTTGAGGGATACCGAAACAGCGGAATTGGTACGGCAAAAAGGAGAGCTGTTAACAACCTATCTTCATCAGGTTCCTAATAACCAAGCGAGTGTAATCTTAGACAATTACTATACAGGTGAGGAACTTGAAATTGAATTGAATGTAGCCTTAACACCTAGCCAGAATGCCCAGCGTTATTTTAAGAAATACCAGAAACTCAAAGAAGCTGTCAAACATCTGACTTCCTTGATTGAGGAAACCAAGGCAACCATCACCTATCTGGAGTCTGTGGATACTATGCTAGAGCAAGCAAGTTTGTCAGAGATTGATGAAATTCGTGAGGAGCTAATTGAGACAGGCTACCTCAAACGCCGTCACCGTGAAAAAATTCATAGACGCCAGAAACCAGAACGCTACTTGGCAACGGATGGAAAAACTATTATTCTAGTTGGAAAAAATAATTTACAAAATGATGAGTTGACCTTCAAAATAGCTAAAAAAGGGGAACTTTGGTTCCACGCTAAAGATATTCCTGGTAGCCATGTGATTATTACAGGGAATTTGGATCCTAGTGATGAGGTTAAGACCGATGCAGCAGAACTTGCAGCCTACTTCTCCAAAGCTAGACATTCTAATCTTGTCCAAGTTGATATGATTGAAGCCAAGAAACTTCACAAACCAACTGGCGGGAAACCGGGCTTTGTGACCTATCGTGGACAAAAAACACTCCGTGTCACTCCAACAGCAGACAAAATAAAATCCATGAAAGTCTGA
- the budA gene encoding acetolactate decarboxylase — protein sequence MQVKRLFQYNTLGALMAGLYTGSLTVGELLEHGDLGLGTLDSIDGELIILDGKAYQAKGEGDRAEVVEVPADRKIPYAAVIFHEAEVIFRQRFEMTSDELHQRIESYYDGENLFRSLKIRGTFSQMHVRMIPKSTSEVRFAEVASRQPEYTVENISGTIVGIWTPEIFHGISVAGYHLHFISDDRTFGGHVIDYVIAEGNVEIGPVDQLDQRFPVQDRQYLFATVDAEEVKKDIDRAE from the coding sequence ATGCAGGTAAAGCGATTATTTCAATACAATACATTAGGAGCTTTGATGGCGGGTTTGTATACTGGTTCTTTGACAGTTGGTGAACTGCTAGAACATGGAGACTTGGGACTAGGAACTTTGGATTCCATTGATGGTGAGTTGATCATTTTGGATGGAAAAGCCTATCAAGCAAAAGGCGAAGGCGACAGAGCAGAAGTAGTGGAAGTTCCTGCGGATAGAAAGATTCCTTATGCAGCTGTTATTTTTCATGAGGCAGAAGTTATTTTTAGGCAACGCTTTGAGATGACCAGTGATGAGTTGCATCAGCGTATAGAGTCTTACTATGATGGGGAAAATCTTTTCCGTTCTCTCAAAATAAGGGGGACATTTTCACAGATGCATGTGCGCATGATTCCCAAATCAACTTCAGAAGTTCGATTTGCAGAAGTCGCTAGCCGACAACCAGAATATACCGTAGAGAATATTTCGGGGACGATTGTTGGAATTTGGACACCAGAAATTTTCCATGGTATTAGTGTAGCCGGTTACCATTTGCATTTTATTTCGGATGATCGAACGTTTGGGGGCCATGTGATAGACTACGTTATCGCTGAAGGGAATGTCGAAATCGGACCGGTAGATCAGCTAGATCAACGCTTTCCTGTCCAAGACCGCCAGTACCTCTTTGCAACAGTTGATGCTGAGGAAGTCAAAAAGGATATAGATAGGGCTGAGTAG